In Clupea harengus chromosome 4, Ch_v2.0.2, whole genome shotgun sequence, the genomic stretch tctaatttgtggcagtttaggggtccttgatatacaagagtttgagaaccgctgtgcttaATAGtttttgaacatgccaattacagtgctgtttttttttttttagtgtattcaccttgaactaaaaataaactgacataaacaaatagtgaaagcttgtttacacaatgaaacaaatggcactaacacaatagacagggTGTGGAggagtttaccttcgatattaacagatgaagggctaacgttagccgcactgctgttgcttggttgagattcattaacgttatcgtcactccgtagcgcatcaaaaacgtgacattcctgcaaagttattgcatgctgtgtggacaaatgtttctgcatattggtagtatttcccccctttgacgaaataGACGTTTTGCAAGGATTGCCAGGcgccctgtggtcatcttttcgcctgaaatataaccacacttttgaaagCCTCTGCCTAGACACCATGTTTGCTGCGGTCTCAACAAAACAAGGCTGCGTGCATAATACGTCACCACGCATGCGCAAACGGCACTGGAATCGATTGCTGAATCGCTaaggactttggctaacgattctaaggactttggctaacgattctaAGGACTTTGGCTGACGATTCTaaggactttggctaacgattctaACGATTCTTaggactttggctaacgattccaaggaatggATCCACTGGGACCGGTTGTGGATTCCCATCCCTGCATGTATTGTTAGGGGTACTCCTTTGTACTTTGAGTGTACTTTTACAAAACTCTGCATGCAGGGTTTCAACTGGGTGTTTGTCCCATTTTTCAAATCCTTTGTACATCAGAGGACCCCATACTTTGCTGCCATATATTGCGATTGGAATAACTGATTGGAATATTTTGAGCCAGATTCTAATTGGGATATCAAATGTAAtagactttctctctcctccttcagcctcagtgtgtgtgctctctctctctctctctctctctctctctctctctctctctctctcacatgtggACTTCTTTACTGGTGAAACGGGGTGTTTTCTCAAGTGTTCTTGCTACgtcatgacccaatagcgattgccgatttaccatgcatttatcatatgaatagacctcatttgctaatgggtgggtcgTTAGCAGCTGCTTCCACATTCAGATACTAAAATGTGCAAGAGTTTAGTTCTATTCCCCTTACTAAGTGCTTATTTACTTTTAAGTTtcaaactgtatatatttgagaagtaaaagattcaaggtttctggaggtgctctttttatgactctaggacaaaaactatAGGACAAAAACACAGGGGTCCTCGGGTCCTAAGGGTTaagtgtgtgcgggtgtgtgtgtgtgtgtgtgtgtgtgcgtgagagagagagatcaatggATCAAGGGAAAGACTGTAAAGGCAAGCCCTTTCCATCCTAATGTTGGGGTTCTGAATACTCTGTGAATAAGGTTCTACTGGGTTCCACTGGGTATTATGTTAGTGCTTAGGAAGGTTCCTGTGGCTGTAGTTCTGGTAGTTCTTCTCCAAACTCTAGTTCatattatggtgtgtgtgtgtgtgtgtgtcaagctgTCATAGGCATAAGTGTTTCAGTGGTAATGTGCAGCTTATTTCCACCATACATCCCCTCTGTGTGTAGACAAACACTgtatttgtgtacacacacactctctcacacacacacactctctctcacacacacacacacacacacacactcacactcacactcacactcacactcacactcacactcacactcacactcacacacacacacacactcacacacacactctctcacacacactctcaaagacactctcacacacacacacacacacgatggatGGCTGTTATTCAGCAGGCCATTGCTGCTGAGACACCTGCTGGAGAGGAAgacccacctgtgtgtgtgaaaatggtgtgtgtgtgaaaatggtgtatgtttgtctgaaatgtttgtatgcgtgtgttttaaTTGGAGTGTGTTCTTGCAGGGCCCCCTACCCAACACGTGTGGCCACTTCTGGGAGATGATCTGGGAGCAGAGGACCAGGGGAGTGGTCATGCTGAACCGCGTCATCGAAAAGGGCTCGGTGAGTCAGACGTGTTTGATGAAGGGTGTTTGATAGTGAGTGTTTGATAATGAGTGATTGATTAAGGGTGTTTGATGATGAGTGATTGATAATGAGTGTTTGATAATAAGTGTTTGATGAAGGGTGTTTGATAATGAGTGTTTGATAATGAGTGTTTGATAATGAGTGATTGATAATGAGTGTTTGATGAATGGGGTGTTTGAAAGGTGTTTAATGAATGGGGTGTTTGAAAGGTGTTTAATGGTGAGTGTTTGGTGAAGGGTGACGCACAGGGGACTTTCCGAAATGGAACTGGAAGTGAAAATGAGCCCAatcaaaagcagacacacagacaccctcacacacagacaccctcacacacagacaccctcacacacagacgcacgcgcagacacacacacacacacacgcagacacacacgcagacacgcacgcagacgcacgcacgcacgcacacacacacacacacacacacacacagagaggaagtgcTGAGGCATGCTGGAAGGCTGGCAGGTGCCTCATGTCATGGACGAGTTCAATTTCActtctcattttctttcatcGGTGCACAACATGAtttggcagctgtgtgtgtgtgaaagagtggatgtgtgaaaacaacagacattaacattaattagtgtgtgtgtgtgtgtgtgtgtgagagaacagacattaacattactgtgtgtgtgtgagagtggatgtgtgacggaatcgataagcacgcttaagttgaagaagggaccggagagttgaagtcaggtttctggagtttatttcggcgtggagaccccctctcagcttggtgcttagagaaaggcctacctgaCAGCAGaatatgttggcatttataccattcagtcaggtagaatacaataggggaggggatgaccacaccctttaggtgagacaGTGGGATGAGGGGTTCatctatggggggaggggggtgataccaGGGTACAATGGGTTTTAGCAGGAAAGAGGCTATCtagggggggaggggttcacATTCcttttgttcaggtctcagtgagacacacatcccaaatgagttgcagatgcaaaataaggagttaatgtcttacaacaacagaatagcaatatttccagttccatcagtcccctatatgagcatttctatgctcacacaagaaccaccatgcaacaacaaatcaggccaggaaaacatcaatatgcggttccatcatgtgtggcaactgtgtgtgtgtgtgtgtgtgtgtgtgtgtgtgtgtgtgtgtgtgtgtgtgtgtgtgtgtgtgtgtgtgtgtgtgtgtgtgtgtgtgtagatcaaaTGTGCGCAGTACTGGCCCCCgcgtgaggagagggaggcgctgtttgaagacacacacttcaggctGACGCTCGTCTCAGAAGACGTCAAGTCCTATTACACTGTGCgccagctggagctggagaacctagaggtgagagacacacacacactcacgcacacacacacactcgcgcactcactctctctcactccgcacacacacacgctcacacactcacactcacacacacacacacacagttgacacaCTCTGCACATTGTCTCTTCCTCAGACTCAGGAGACCCGGGAGATTCTTCACTTCCACTACACCACCTGGCCAGACTTCGGCGTTCCCGAGTCTCCCGCCTCCTTCCTCCACTTCCTGTTCAAGGTGCGGGAGTCGGGGTGTCTGGGGGCGGAGCTTGGCCCCGTGGTGGTGCACTGCAGCGCCGGCATCGGACGCTCCGGAACATTCTGCCTCGTCGACACCTGCCTCTTACTGGTGGGTCCTGCTTCgctccttcatacacacacacacacacacacacacacacactcacgcaggcatgcacacacagggtctgtgtacacacatgcatacacacacatagacagatagaAACAGAATATGGTCACGCAAcgtgttcacaaacacacacacacacacacacacgaacacacaaacgtgttcacaaacacacacacataaacacacgaacacacaaacgtGTTCATGCATGAGCACAAAGATAAAGGCACAGGTGTTCAAACAAACACCTAAGAGTCTGCATTCCTAGTAGAGATGGagccacacgcacgcacacacacgcacacgcacgcacgcacacacacagacacacacacacacacacagacatgtagagGTGactgtaagtacacacacacacacagacatgtagaggagacagacagacagacagacagacagacagacagacagacagacagacagacagacagacagacagacagacagacagacagacagacagacagacagacagacgtgactaagtacacacacacacacacacacacacacacacacacacacagacatgtagagGTGactaagtacacacacacacgcacacacacacacacagacatgtagagGTGACTAAGTGCTCCTACGTGTGCAGATGTCTTTCCGGAAGGATCCATCGTCGGTGCAGATCCGTGACGTGCTTCTGGAGATGCGGCGCGGCAGGATGGGGCTGATCCAGACGGCCGACCAGCTGCGCTTCTCTTACCTCGCCGTCATCGAGGGAGCCAAGAGCATCATGGGAGACCCCtccatacaggtgtgtgtgtgtgtgtgtgtgtgtgtgtgtgtgtgtgaccagctgCGCTTCTCTTACCTCGCCGTCATCGAGGGAGCCAAGAGCATCATGGGAGACCCCtccatacaggtgtgtgtgtgtgtgtgaccaggggggttttcgtcgtagctcgctaagcggtttagcgagctaattttcaggctaagataaaaaacgcccctctttttggttcgtggaagcaacttttgataaatcaccatagtaacatatcgattagcactaacctgctctagggcaggctaacttaagtgtagctggataagcttgccacacccccggaaaaaggagggatcccattgaccaaggactgatattagagagttaataagattagcggagggagagagttctttgcaatcgccaagatcaattattcttgtatgagcgctaccgattcagccgacaaggaatcattcatttacaagaccttctcgagtcatttattgcaaacaccacagtcgaacattgactgtcttgcgcttttttgcgagtggtacatttttgtagtgtcggtgatgcggagaacaaagcactcataattatatgagagttattagtacaccatagcatatcattattgtagaaaatgattaaggtggactcatgataagaatagagagaaatacagacaatgtattttcactgcttcaatttattgcatttgttattaatacatttagtcatttaacagacgcttttattcaaagtgacttacaagaaaatgtagaattatatcgaggaaggaggtgaggggattcgaactgGCAACCTTGTAGTTTCGAACCGGTAGAAGGATCCTGTGtactagttgacacttgccgtcagttattcatacatagatatcaccctataaacatcccaacacaccttgctctcacagcggtggcggtgttgaattttgccatgattatggtcttgtattcttcataagcgttcatgttcatctcctgctcgccagcggagaaaaaaagagcaattttctttgagtttagaaccattataccgctagaaaatcattgttttggtgatcgacctttcctgccttttgaagtaggacgtgcacgcgcaaatgccccggtaagtttagcctggttgaaattaaccacatgatttggatgcggatcagccgttaacgaaccgatatttgctgttctcaatcggCTCgataatcttaacgggctaaaaggccaattgattaacttagcttcaactctacgacgaacgggccccagCTGCGCTTCTCTTACCTCGCTGTCATCGAAGGAGCCAAGAGCATCATGGGAGACCCctccatacgtgtgtgtgtgtgtgtgtgtgtgtgtgagtgaatttctatgtatgtgtttgactgCCTTAAGCGCAAGAGGGATGTAGGGACATCATACCCCTAACCCTAGGGATGACATCATACCCCTTACCCTAGGGATGACatcatgtgcgcgtgtgtgtgtgtgtatgtctgcaggAGTCCTGGAAAGAGCAGTCCAATGAGGAAGATGTTCCTCCTGACTTCAAACCCGCCTCTCCAAAGCGAACATGGGGCCTAAAGGACGACCAGAACGGCTCACCtgaacacattcatacaaacaggtacacacacacacacacacacacacacacacagcaacacagctcacctgaacacattcatacaaacaggtacacacacacacacacagcagcacagctcacctgatcacatgatcacattcatacaaacaggtacacacacacacacacacacacacacacacacagcaacacagctcacctgaacacattcatacaaacaggtacacacacac encodes the following:
- the ptpn1 gene encoding tyrosine-protein phosphatase non-receptor type 1 isoform X1; translation: MEAEFREIDESGNWNAIYQEIRQQSSELPCRVAKLQENKSRNRYRDVSPFDHSRIRLQQGSNDYINASLISMEEAQRSYILTQGPLPNTCGHFWEMIWEQRTRGVVMLNRVIEKGSIKCAQYWPPREEREALFEDTHFRLTLVSEDVKSYYTVRQLELENLETQETREILHFHYTTWPDFGVPESPASFLHFLFKVRESGCLGAELGPVVVHCSAGIGRSGTFCLVDTCLLLMSFRKDPSSVQIRDVLLEMRRGRMGLIQTADQLRFSYLAVIEGAKSIMGDPSIQESWKEQSNEEDVPPDFKPASPKRTWGLKDDQNGSPEHIHTNSEMRRRTVGDGPPVPPPRPPPAEQDCISMATAPVATAPPKPVHAHMEPPVPDAPDSPDSPAAWSPLVANMCVCTALALGAYVCYRTWFH
- the ptpn1 gene encoding tyrosine-protein phosphatase non-receptor type 1 isoform X2; the protein is MEAEFREIDESGNWNAIYQEIRQQSSELPCRVAKLQENKSRNRYRDVSPFDHSRIRLQQGSNDYINASLISMEEAQRSYILTQGPLPNTCGHFWEMIWEQRTRGVVMLNRVIEKGSIKCAQYWPPREEREALFEDTHFRLTLVSEDVKSYYTVRQLELENLETQETREILHFHYTTWPDFGVPESPASFLHFLFKVRESGCLGAELGPVVVHCSAGIGRSGTFCLVDTCLLLMSFRKDPSSVQIRDVLLEMRRGRMGLIQTADQLRFSYLAVIEGAKSIMGDPSIQESWKEQSNEEDVPPDFKPASPKRTWGLKDDQNGSPEHIHTNSEMRRRTVGDGPPVPPPRPPPAEQDCISMATAPVATAPPKPVHAHMEPPVPDAPDSPDSPAAWSPLVANMCVCTALALGAYVCYRTWFH